Proteins encoded by one window of Pseudomonas tructae:
- a CDS encoding histidine phosphatase family protein, with protein sequence MYFKVDTIPRFYTDEMDFMDLYVVRHGETWANAEHRYLGSLDPSLTERGREQAQELRASLPHELDTLVVSPRLRAMETASILNEKLKLPAQTMDCFRERDVGVFEGLTQADARERYPQLWSQNITRQWGLEPTGGESIADVVKRVRGGLIDLESRYPSKRVLLVAHGFVAKTIRALAKSDFSDFYNWQLSNGSMLALESFVLPTSDLKTLQASLPPGN encoded by the coding sequence ATGTACTTCAAGGTTGATACAATCCCCCGCTTTTACACTGATGAGATGGATTTCATGGATCTGTATGTCGTGCGGCATGGTGAAACCTGGGCGAATGCCGAACATCGTTACCTGGGATCGCTCGACCCATCGCTCACAGAACGGGGGCGTGAGCAAGCTCAAGAACTAAGGGCGAGTTTGCCCCATGAGCTGGACACGCTTGTCGTATCTCCCCGTCTACGAGCAATGGAAACCGCCAGTATTCTTAACGAGAAGCTCAAGCTCCCGGCCCAGACAATGGACTGCTTTCGAGAGCGTGATGTAGGGGTTTTCGAGGGGTTGACCCAGGCAGACGCAAGGGAACGATATCCGCAGCTTTGGTCGCAAAACATTACGCGTCAATGGGGGCTCGAGCCCACCGGAGGAGAATCGATTGCTGATGTTGTGAAGCGGGTCAGAGGAGGATTGATAGATCTGGAGTCGAGATATCCGTCGAAGCGTGTACTTCTTGTAGCGCACGGATTTGTTGCGAAGACTATCCGGGCGCTGGCCAAGAGTGACTTTTCAGACTTCTACAACTGGCAACTCTCCAACGGCAGCATGCTGGCCTTGGAAAGCTTTGTACTCCCGACATCTGACCTAAAGACGCTACAGGCCTCGCTACCACCGGGCAATTAA
- the imm45 gene encoding Imm45 family immunity protein — protein sequence MTTLLECSNEVFSRGTVFRVRGSYPYEEVVDFMVFETLDEDRRFGLMVTTGYKAGLPLVWLPGESNAECLGLSREWVLANWGKWIYPDCEISQVLVIEGYKPGSHVG from the coding sequence ATGACAACACTTCTTGAATGCTCAAATGAGGTTTTCAGTCGCGGAACCGTGTTCAGAGTCAGGGGTTCATACCCTTATGAAGAGGTTGTGGATTTCATGGTTTTCGAAACATTGGACGAGGATCGTCGCTTTGGGCTGATGGTTACCACTGGCTATAAAGCCGGGCTGCCGCTGGTTTGGCTACCTGGGGAGAGCAATGCAGAATGCCTCGGCCTCAGCAGGGAATGGGTTTTGGCCAACTGGGGCAAGTGGATCTATCCGGACTGTGAAATCTCGCAAGTCCTTGTGATTGAAGGCTATAAACCTGGCTCGCATGTGGGGTAG